In Xenopus laevis strain J_2021 chromosome 2S, Xenopus_laevis_v10.1, whole genome shotgun sequence, a genomic segment contains:
- the atp6v1a.S gene encoding V-type proton ATPase catalytic subunit A, which translates to MDFSKLPKIRDEERESQFGYVHGVSGPVVTASNMAGAAMYELVRVGHSELVGEIIRLEGDMATIQVYEETSGVCVGDPVLRTGKPLSVELGPGIMGSIFDGIQRPLKDISDSTQSIYIPRGINVSALSKDIKWEFNPSKSIRVGSHVTGGDIYGMVMENSLIRHKIMLPPRNRGTVTYIAPPGHYDTSDVVLELEFEGVKDKFTMVQLWPVRSIRPVTEKLPANHPLLTGQRVLDALFPCVQGGTTAIPGAFGCGKTVISQSLSKYSNSDVIIYVGCGERGNEMSEVLRDFPELTMEVDGKVESIMKRTALVANTSNMPVAAREASIYTGITLSEYFRDMGYHVSMMADSTSRWAEALREISGRLAEMPADSGYPAYLGARLASFYERAGRVKCLGNPEREGSVSIVGAVSPPGGDFSDPVTSATLGIVQVFWGLDKKLAQRKHFPSVNWLISYSKYTRALDEYYDKHFPEFVPLRTKAKEILQEEEDLAEIVQLVGKASLAESDKITLEVAKLIKDDFLQQNGYTPYDRFCPFYKTVGMLYNMIAFYDMARRAVDTTAQSDNKITWSIIREHMGEILYRLTSMKFKDPVKEGEAKIKADYAQLLEDMQNAFRSLED; encoded by the exons ATGGATTTTTCCAAACTGCCAAAGATCCGCGACGAGGAGAGGGAGAGCCAGTTTGGCTACGTTCATGGCGTCTCAGGGCCTG tGGTCACCGCTTCCAACATGGCGGGAGCAGCCATGTACGAGCTGGTCCGTGTGGGGCACAGCGAGCTGGTGGGGGAGATCATTCGTTTAGAAGGAGACATGGCCACTATCCAAGTATATGAGGAGACCT CTGGGGTATGTGTCGGAGACCCTGTGCTCCGTACCGGAAAGCCCTTATCTGTGGAGCTCGGTCCGGGAATCATGGGCTCCATTTTTGATGGTATTCAGAGGCCCCTGAAAGACATCAGTGACAGCACCCAAAGTATCTATATCCCCAGAGGTATCAACGTGTCCGCGCTGAGCAAAGACATCAAGTGggagttcaacccttccaaaagTATCCGG GTTGGCAGTCACGTTACTGGTGGGGATATTTATGGTATGGTGATGGAGAATTCCCTCATTAGACATAAAATCATGCTGCCTCCTCGCAATCGTGGCACAGTCACATACATCGCACCCCCTGGACACTATGACACATCG GATGTGGTGCTGGAGCTGGAGTTTGAAGGAGTGAAGGACAAGTTCACTATGGTGCAGCTGTGGCCTGTGAGATCTATACGTCCAGTCACAGAAAAGCTGCCCGCAAATCATCCATTGCTGACTGGACAAAGAGTGCTCGACGCTCTATTCCC GTGTGTACAAGGAGGAACCACTGCAATCCCAGGGGCCTTCGGCTGCGGTAAAACTGTCATTTCCCAGTCCCTATCCAAATATTCCAACAGCGACGTTATCATCTATGTAGGATGTGGGGAGAGAGGAAATGAGATGTCTGAAGTACTGAGGGATTTTCCTGAG CTGACAATGGAAGTGGATGGAAAAGTGGAGAGTATTATGAAAAGAACGGCGCTCGTAGCCAACACCTCCAACATGCCTGTGGCAGCCAGAGAGGCCtctatatatacag GGATCACCTTGTCAGAGTATTTCCGAGACATGGGTTACCACGTCAGTATGATGGCAGATTCCACATCTCGATGGGCAGAGGCTCTCAGAGAAATCTCAGGGCGTCTGGCTGAAATGCCCGCTG ACAGCGGCTATCCTGCCTACCTAGGAGCCCGCCTGGCCTCTTTCTATGAGCGTGCTGGACGAGTAAAATGTCTGGGGAACCCTGAAAGGGAAGGGAGTGTCAGCATTGTTGGGGC TGTTTCTCCTCCCGGTGGGGATTTCTCTGACCCTGTCACATCAGCGACTTTGGGCATCGTTCAG GTATTTTGGGGGCTGGACAAGAAGCTGGCCCAGAGGAAGCACTTCCCCTCTGTTAATTGGCTGATCAGCTACAGCAAGTACACACGAGCTTTGGATGAATACTACGATAAACACTTTCCTGAGTTTGTGCCACTCAGGACCAAGGCCAAAGAGATCCTGCAGGAGGAAGAGGATTTGGCAGAAATTGTACAGCTGGTGGGAAAG GCATCCTTGGCAGAGTCTGATAAAATTACACTGGAAGTGGCCAAGCTCATTAAGGATGATTTCTTGCAGCAGAATGGATACACCCCATATGACAG GTTTTGTCCATTCTACAAAACTGTGGGGATGCTGTACAACATGATCGCCTTCTATGACATGGCTCGTCGTGCTGTGGACACCACCGCTCAGAGTGATAACAAGATCACGTGGTCTATCATCAGGGAACACATGGGAGAGATCCTCTACAGACTGACCTCCATGAAATTTAAG GACCCAGTAAAGGAAGGTGAAGCCAAGATCAAGGCTGACTATGCCCAGCTATTGGAGGACATGCAGAATGCCTTCCGGAGCTTGGAAGATTAA